The segment TAATCTACCAAATAGTGCGAGTGTGGCGGAATAGGTAGACGCGTTGGCCTTAAAATCCCATTCCGTTTTCGGAGTGTCGGTTCGATTCCTACCATTCGCACCACTATTATATTAATGTTAGAGAGTTGCCAGAGTTGGTCGAATGGACCGGTTTTGAAAACCGGCGAGGTTCACGCCTCCGAGGGTTCGAATCCCTTGCTCTCTGCCACTTTAATTAAATCGTTTAATTCTTATTTTATATGATTTAATATTTACGGAGCTATAGCAAAGTTGGTAATGCCTCGGATTGCAAATCCGATATGCGTTGGTTCGAGTCCGACTAGCTCCTCCACTTTTATCTAACACAAAACTCCAAAACTATATTTAAATGTTAGAGTAAGAAACTGATTTAATAATACACTTAATCTTTACATTAAACATATTAATTATCAAAATCAAATATTTTTTGTAACTTTTGATTAACTATTTAAATACAAATTAAAGATTCTATTTGGTATAATCTCACACTAGAATTAAAGAATGAGAGATACAATTTGAATATATTAATAACAGGTGGCGCAGGATACATTGGAAGCCATGTAGCAAAGCAATTATTAGAAACCACAAGTTACAATATAATCATACTTGATAATCTATCAACAGGTAGTATAAAAACACTTGATACCTTAAAAGCAATTAGAGAATTCAAATTTATACAGCTTGACTTAAAAGAGTTTGATGAAATAAATAATGTATTAAAAGAAAATAAAATAAATACAATCATCCACTTTGCCGCAAGTATAGTAGTACCTGAATCAGTTGAAAATCCATTAAAATATTATATGAACAATACAGTTAATACAACAAACCTAATCAAATGTGCAGTTGAAAATAATGTGAGTAAATTTATATTTTCAAGTACAGCTGCTGTTTATGGAGAACCAACAAATATTCCAGAAAATGGAATAGATGAAACTTATCCAACAAATCCGATAAACCCATATGGTATGAGTAAACTAATGAGTGAAAAAGTCTTACAAGATACAGCAAGTGTAAATGATGATTTTAAATATGTCATATTTAGATATTTCAATGTAGCAGGGGCTGATATTAACTATGAAGATGATAAATTAACTCCAAGAATAGGACAAAGTTTCCCAAATGCAACACATCTAATAAAAATAGTAAGTGAATGTGCTACAGGGGAAAGAGATAAGATGTCTATATTTGGTGATGACTTTGATACTAAAGATGGTACTGGAGTTCGAGATTATATTCATGTGGATGATTTAGCTGATGCTCACATAAAAGCGATAAAATATCTTGATAATAATATAAGCGAAATTTTCAATGCTGGATATGGTAAAGGCTATTCAGTAAAAGAAGTAATCGAAGTAGCAAAAAAAGCTGCAAATGCTAATTTTCAAGTAAATATCACCTCAAGAAGAGC is part of the Arcobacter sp. F2176 genome and harbors:
- the galE gene encoding UDP-glucose 4-epimerase GalE, whose amino-acid sequence is MNILITGGAGYIGSHVAKQLLETTSYNIIILDNLSTGSIKTLDTLKAIREFKFIQLDLKEFDEINNVLKENKINTIIHFAASIVVPESVENPLKYYMNNTVNTTNLIKCAVENNVSKFIFSSTAAVYGEPTNIPENGIDETYPTNPINPYGMSKLMSEKVLQDTASVNDDFKYVIFRYFNVAGADINYEDDKLTPRIGQSFPNATHLIKIVSECATGERDKMSIFGDDFDTKDGTGVRDYIHVDDLADAHIKAIKYLDNNISEIFNAGYGKGYSVKEVIEVAKKAANANFQVNITSRRAGDPAILISDNRKIKSKMSWTPKYEKLELICKSAYEWENRLGENIK